The Atribacter laminatus genome contains the following window.
CCAAGGGTTGGTAGCTCCCATCGGATTGCTTGATTTCAATGCGGGAAATCCTGGAGCCTTGAGGAAGGGAAGGATTTAAATGGAAGCGGAAGCCAGCTATATAGGCATAAATGTTGGTATTATAGGCTTTTTTGGATATCGAATGATTAACCATATCCTCTAAAACCTGAGTAAGTTCTTGGCCAGAAAGGTCAGAGAGAACCAGAGTTCCTTGGAAGGGAAGGCAATCGTAAACCATTCCAACAGTAATCTCACCAGCTTCATAATCGGTACGGACCCCTCCGGGATTAAGGAGAGCACCTTGAGCCCCCATGGATGATGTTTTATTCAACATGCTTAAAGCGATGAGAGGGCCAGGGCCTGAGTTGTTGCTGTTTCGTATTAAATCTTCGGCAGATTCGGCGATCACAGTGTTTTTGAGTTCCAATAATCCAGAAGAAAATTGGGTATAGATTTCTTTCATTGAATTTGAAGGGATGAAGATCCCAACCTGACCGCTCTGAATGATGTACCGAAGAATTGATTGATATTTATCTGGAGCATTTTGAGCAGTAATTGGAGTATAGTCATCTTTGGTATTTATAACTCCGTCTTGATTGGTGTCTTGCCATTTTTGTTCAAAAATATTCCCTATCAGGAGAAGCGGTTGGGCGTTATAACTCATTATTGTTCCTTCATCATCAAAGCTCAGTTGGATTCTTCCTAAAACCTTTGCCCATTCCCAAGCTTGAACAATGAGAACTTTTCCTCCATCGGGAGACGTCTCAATGACCGGATATGGGTATTTGGCTTTGTAACCAAAGGCTTTAAAATCACCCATTAAAGTATGTGAATGGCCACCAACAATCAAATCAATCCCCCTTACTGACCGAGCTAATTGAATATCAGCGTCAATACCAATATGGGAAAGAACAATTATTTTATTGATTCCTTGCCTTTGAAGGTCCTTAACGGCTGCTTGAGCTCGAGCTACTGGTGAGAAAAACTGAACGGATTTTCCCGGACTAGAACCAGTTATGACTTCCGGTGTAATTAAACCAATTATTCCAATTCTTTCACCTTGAATTTCATAAACTTGATAAGGAACGAATTTACCTTTTAAATCAGGGTCAGCCTTGGTATCGATATTAGAACACAAAACTGGAAAGGATAACCCATCACGAAATTCTGCTAAAAAAGATGAAGTGCGATCAAATTCATGATTGCCCAGAGTCATTGCGGTTACAGGCATGTGATTCAAGTAGATTTGATCGGTTTGACCATTAAATTTTATAAAATACATAGTTCCTTGCACTGCATCACCAGCATGTAAGAATAGGATGTTTTTATCGGCAGCTGATATCCGATCGAGAGCGGTTTTTAAGAAAATTAATCCGCCCAATTGGACCTGGGTTGGATTTCCATCAATTGGTAGAATTTCGGTTTCGGGATCGAGATGAGAATGGGTATCATTTACATGGATAAGAGTAAAGGTTATGGGTTCGGCAAAGGAAATAGCGTAAATGATCTGGAATAGAGCAATGGTTAAAAGAACAATGAAAAAAGAGGTTTTCCTTTTCACCTCATTTTGCCTCCTTAAATTGATAGATCAATAGATATGAGCAATGAACCATAAGAGAAAACTATGAATTGAAAAACCCCTCAATTCATAGTTATTAAAACTACGATTGGTTATTGAGTACGTCTAACATAGCTATAATATTTTCACAAGGAATATCTTTTGGAAGAGCATGAGAAGGAGAAGCTATATATCCTCCATATTTGCCAATTTCATCTAAAATGTTTTGTACTCCTCTTTTTACTTCATCAACCGTCCCAAAGGGAAGGAGGCTTTGGATTCCAATTCCACCATAGAAGGATAATTTGCCTTGATAATGTTTTTTTATTGCAAAGATATCCATCACT
Protein-coding sequences here:
- a CDS encoding bifunctional metallophosphatase/5'-nucleotidase, which produces MKRKTSFFIVLLTIALFQIIYAISFAEPITFTLIHVNDTHSHLDPETEILPIDGNPTQVQLGGLIFLKTALDRISAADKNILFLHAGDAVQGTMYFIKFNGQTDQIYLNHMPVTAMTLGNHEFDRTSSFLAEFRDGLSFPVLCSNIDTKADPDLKGKFVPYQVYEIQGERIGIIGLITPEVITGSSPGKSVQFFSPVARAQAAVKDLQRQGINKIIVLSHIGIDADIQLARSVRGIDLIVGGHSHTLMGDFKAFGYKAKYPYPVIETSPDGGKVLIVQAWEWAKVLGRIQLSFDDEGTIMSYNAQPLLLIGNIFEQKWQDTNQDGVINTKDDYTPITAQNAPDKYQSILRYIIQSGQVGIFIPSNSMKEIYTQFSSGLLELKNTVIAESAEDLIRNSNNSGPGPLIALSMLNKTSSMGAQGALLNPGGVRTDYEAGEITVGMVYDCLPFQGTLVLSDLSGQELTQVLEDMVNHSISKKAYNTNIYAYIAGFRFHLNPSLPQGSRISRIEIKQSDGSYQPLELDKTYRLVTNSFLAQGGDGNSVLEKIPEKQDTGLIDADVFLEFIQGATLKNPTEELVLIKE